The window AGACCGGCACCAGTGCCGCACCGGTGGAGGGCGCGGAGCCCGACCACGGGACCACGAAGTGGTGGACGCTGGTGGCGGTCTGCCTCGGCACGTTCATGCTGTTGCTGGACATCACGATCGTCAACGTCGCGCTGCCGGACATCCAGACGGCGCTGGGGGCGAGCTTCTCCGGCCTGCAGTGGGTCGTCGACGCGTACGCCCTGACGCTGGCGGCGTTGCTGCTCACCGCCGGCAGCCTGGCCGACCTCTACGGGCGGCGCCGGCTCTACGTCGTCGGGCTGGCCGTGTTCACCCTGGCCTCGCTGCTCTGCGGGGTCGCCGGGTCCACGCTGATCCTCCAGCTCTCCCGCGGCCTGCAGGGCGTCGGCGGCGCGATCATGTTCTCGGTCTCGCTGGCGCTGCTCGCGGACGCCTTCCGGGGCAAGGAGCGGGGCACCGCGTTCGGCGTCTGGGGCGCGATCACCGGGCTGGCCGTCGCGATCGGCCCGCTGCTCGGCGGCGCGCTGACCTCGGGCCTGTCCTGGCGCTGGATCTTCCTGGTCAACCTGCCGCTCGGCGTGATCGCGATCGTCATCGCGGCGACCCGGGTGGCCGAGTCCCGGGCGCCGCGGGCCCGCCGGCCCGACTGGGTCGGCTTCGCGCTGTTCACCCTGGCGCTGGCGAGCCTCGTCTACGGCCTGATCGAGTCCAACCAGCGCACCTTCTCCGACGGCCGGGTGCTCGGCTTCCTGATCGCCGCGGCGGTGCTGATGGCCGCGTTCCTGGTCGTGGAGTGGCGCGGGCGGCAGCCGATGTTCGACCTGAGCCTGTTCCGGCTGCCGACCTTCACCGGCGGCTCGGTCGCGGCCTTCGGGATGAGCGCGTCGATCTTCGCGCTGCTGCTCTACCTCGTCCTCTACGTCCAGGACGTGCTCGGTTACAGCGCGCTCGGCACCGGCCTGCGGCTGCTGGTGCTCTCCGGCGGGACGCTGGCGACCTCGACCCTGGCCGGCCGGCTGTCCTCCCGGGTCCCGGTCCGGCTGCTCATCGGGCCGGGGCTGCTGCTGGTCGGCATCGGGCTGCTGCTCATGCGCGGGCTGGACGCGACCTCGAGCTGGACCCACCTCATCCCCGGCCTGATCGTCGCGGGCGCGGGCATCGGCATGGTCAACCCGCCGCTGGCCTCGACCGCGGTCGGCGTGGTCCGGCCGCAGCAGGCCGGCATGGCCTCGGGCATCAACTCGACCTTCCGCCAGGTCGGCATCGCCACCGGCATCGCGCTGCTGGGCACGCTGTTCTCCAGCCGGGTCCAGGGCTACGTGCTCGACCACGTCGCCGCCGTACCGGGGCTGGCCGGGAAGGGCGAGACGCTGGCCACCGCGATCCGCTCCGGCGACGTCGGCCCGGCGCTCGGCAGCCTGCCGGCCTCGTCCCGCGGACCGGCGGCGCAGATCGCCACCGCCGCGTTCGCGGCCGGGTTGAACCGCATCCTGCTCGTCGCGGCGATCATCGCGCTCGCCTCCGCGGTCGTGGCCTTCGTCGCGATCCGCACCAAGGACTTCGTCCAGCACGACCCCGGCCGGGCCTGACCGGCCGC is drawn from Mycobacteriales bacterium and contains these coding sequences:
- a CDS encoding DHA2 family efflux MFS transporter permease subunit, with the protein product MTETGTSAAPVEGAEPDHGTTKWWTLVAVCLGTFMLLLDITIVNVALPDIQTALGASFSGLQWVVDAYALTLAALLLTAGSLADLYGRRRLYVVGLAVFTLASLLCGVAGSTLILQLSRGLQGVGGAIMFSVSLALLADAFRGKERGTAFGVWGAITGLAVAIGPLLGGALTSGLSWRWIFLVNLPLGVIAIVIAATRVAESRAPRARRPDWVGFALFTLALASLVYGLIESNQRTFSDGRVLGFLIAAAVLMAAFLVVEWRGRQPMFDLSLFRLPTFTGGSVAAFGMSASIFALLLYLVLYVQDVLGYSALGTGLRLLVLSGGTLATSTLAGRLSSRVPVRLLIGPGLLLVGIGLLLMRGLDATSSWTHLIPGLIVAGAGIGMVNPPLASTAVGVVRPQQAGMASGINSTFRQVGIATGIALLGTLFSSRVQGYVLDHVAAVPGLAGKGETLATAIRSGDVGPALGSLPASSRGPAAQIATAAFAAGLNRILLVAAIIALASAVVAFVAIRTKDFVQHDPGRA